Proteins found in one Oncorhynchus gorbuscha isolate QuinsamMale2020 ecotype Even-year linkage group LG15, OgorEven_v1.0, whole genome shotgun sequence genomic segment:
- the LOC123998013 gene encoding sialoadhesin-like, whose product MGIEKLPLRFLIHCIWLGVWGVDTTSWTAEVPGSVSGLEGSCIVIPCSFNYPEPKIKPSEFTGIWFKDTSEVIYHPDSSNVITDYRGRTELVGNLRQKNCSLRIDPLHSSDKGPFTFRIEIKDYNKASYKDDRVSIAVRDSPDPLSLSVMEVVKVGEEVSASCSVSHSCPSDPPLITWSHSGTPSIQSQQQTKGQWEETSTLTFRSSNADNNQPLVCTAAHRGGKTVKSSKTLTVKYAPVDVKVKGVSSVKEVDSVELRCSSDSNPAAHSYRWHNSRGPLPTTGPTLTLENVTRLTEALYCTAINTEGQGQSSPLKLNVEYPPEIKVDSACTSDISMVTCLCIVDSEPPSTVEWSLPAGHLPSTRVEMHGSVTMVSLQRALGFSETVHCHASNTQGNATLSFTVSTNDKMFMLYVSIGIAALVVVVILVPMSACLLTKKGGRSHSDLPVASIQDMDAAKCASSDPSTSRKEQKDTSSEILTNYYTNDQLYGNMEAEEDGDPYECVGGDDAIYGNI is encoded by the exons ATGGGGATTGAGAAATTACCGTTGCGTTTTCTTATTCATTGCATTTGGCTTGGAG TGTGGGGAGTTGATACCACGTCATGGACTGCTGAGGTGCCCGGCTCAGTCTCCGGCCTGGAGGGCTCATGCATCGTGATTCCCTGCTCATTCAACTACCCAGAACCAAAGATAAAGCCCTCTGAATTCACTGGCATCTGGTTCAAAGACACTTCTGAGGTTATCTACCACCCAGACAGCTCCAACGTCATCACAGACTACAGGGGTCGTACAGAGCTGGTAGGAAACCTCAGACAGAAGAACTGCTCTCTCAGAATCGACCCCCTCCATAGCAGTGACAAAGGACCCTTTACTTTCAGGATTGAGATCAAAGACTATAACAAGGCTTCATACAAAGATGACAGAGTCTCCATTGCAGTGAGGG ACTCTccagaccccctctctctgtcagtgatgGAGGTGGTGAAGGTGGGGGAGGAGGTATCTGCCTCCTGCTCTGTGTCTCACTCCTGCCCATCTGATCCCCCTCTCATCACCTGGAGCCACTCTGGAACACCCAGCATCCAATCACAGCAGCAGACCAAGGGCCAGTGGGAAGAGACATCAACCCTGACCTTTAGATCCAGCAACGCTGATAACAACCAGCCTCTAGTCTGCACAGCAGCACACAGGGGAGGGAAGACAGTGAAAAGCTCCAAGACGCTAACTGTCAAAT ATGCCCCAGTGGATGTGAAGGTTAAGGGAGTGTCCAGTGTGAAGGAGGTGGACTCTGTAGAGCTGAGATGCTCCAGTGACAGTAACCCTGCTGCCCACAGCTACCGTTGGCACAACAGCAGAGGACCTCTGCCCACCACTGGACCCACACTCACACTGGAGAATGTGACCAGACTCACTGAAGCCCTCTACTGCACTGCCATCAACACAGAGGGACAAGGCCAATCCAGCCCACTGAAGCTCAACGTAGAGT ACCCCCCAGAGATCAAAGTGGACTCTGCCTGCACTTCAGACATCTCTATGGTAACATGTCTGTGCATTGTGGATTCAGAGCCCCCCAGCACTGTGGAGTGGTCTCTTCCAGCAGGACACCTGCCCAGTACCAGGGTGGAGATGCATGGGTCAGTTACCATGGTTAGCCTACAGAGGGCACTAGGCTTCTCAGAGACCGTCCACTGCCATGCCAGCAACACACAGGGCAATGCCACCTTGTCCTTCACTGTGTCCACAAATG ATAAGATGTTCATGCTGTACGTTTCAATTGGTATTGCTgcattagtggtggtggtaatactAGTTCCCATGTCAGCTTGCCTATTGACTAAGAAGGG TGGGAGGAGTCATAGTGACCTGCCAGTAGCCAGTATACAGGACATGGATGCAGCCAAGTGTGCTTCCTCAGATCCCTCAACATCAAG gaaagagcagaAAGACACCAGCAGTGAAATCCTCACAAACTACTACACCAACGATCAGCTATATGGCAACATGGAG GCTGAAGAAGATGGTGACCCATACGAATGTGTTGGTGGAGACGATGCAATCTATGGTAACATTTGA